In Opitutia bacterium, one genomic interval encodes:
- a CDS encoding class I mannose-6-phosphate isomerase gives MPFFRFDPIFQERVWGGRALAERLGRALPAGKPIGESWEIVDRPEAQSVVRGGEFAGKSLRELIEARAEEVMGPEWERTRAFPILVKWLDCRERLSLQVHPPASIALSLGGEPKTENWFVAHAEPGAGVLAGLVDGVDADKFRAALANNTAEQLLRRHETRAGDSILIHSGVMHAIDGGNVILEIQQNSDTTYRVYDWGRVGLDGKPRQMHVEQSLACLTANTAPAPRLLRANEPGDVLADCAEFCIRRVRLAHGARLEFAARDQPRLLSIVTGRLQAGDDAVERGENVLLPFAESFAFTASEDTLALITENFART, from the coding sequence ATGCCGTTTTTTCGTTTCGACCCGATTTTCCAGGAACGCGTGTGGGGTGGACGCGCCCTCGCGGAGCGCCTCGGTCGTGCCTTGCCGGCGGGCAAGCCGATCGGCGAGAGCTGGGAAATCGTGGACCGTCCCGAAGCCCAGTCCGTCGTGCGCGGCGGCGAGTTCGCCGGCAAGTCCCTGCGCGAGCTGATCGAGGCGCGCGCCGAGGAAGTGATGGGGCCGGAGTGGGAGCGCACGCGGGCGTTTCCGATTCTCGTGAAGTGGCTGGACTGCCGCGAGCGTCTCAGCCTGCAGGTGCATCCGCCCGCCTCGATCGCGCTCTCGCTCGGCGGCGAGCCGAAGACCGAGAACTGGTTCGTCGCCCACGCCGAACCCGGGGCGGGGGTGCTCGCCGGTCTGGTCGACGGCGTCGACGCCGACAAGTTTCGTGCCGCGCTCGCGAACAACACCGCGGAACAACTCCTGCGCCGCCACGAGACGCGCGCGGGCGACTCGATACTCATCCACAGCGGCGTCATGCACGCCATCGACGGCGGCAACGTCATCCTCGAAATCCAGCAGAACTCCGACACGACTTACCGCGTCTACGACTGGGGCCGCGTCGGCCTCGACGGCAAGCCGCGTCAGATGCACGTCGAGCAATCGCTCGCCTGCCTCACGGCGAACACGGCGCCTGCGCCGCGCCTGCTGCGCGCGAACGAGCCGGGCGACGTGCTGGCGGATTGTGCGGAGTTTTGCATCCGCCGCGTCCGCCTCGCGCACGGCGCGCGCCTCGAGTTTGCCGCCCGCGACCAGCCGCGCCTGCTCTCGATCGTGACGGGTCGCTTGCAAGCCGGCGACGATGCGGTCGAGCGCGGCGAGAACGTGTTGCTGCCGTTCGCGGAGTCCTTTGCGTTCACCGCGAGTGAGGATACACTGGCGTTGATCACCGAGAATTTCGCCCGGACCTGA
- a CDS encoding nucleotide exchange factor GrpE — protein MSETSQTETPKTPSASDAAAKPADAKPAPEAAKAAPSVDEQLAAAQAQALAAARAEAQAAQERYLRSVADLENFRKRTVREKDELRQYATANIVEDLIPTLDNLSLGLAAAKQQSGDAKSIVDGVGMVLEQFKAALGRHGLKEINPVGAAFDPHQHECIAHQPDEKVAEEKVISVVRLGYSLNGRLVRPASVIVSSGPAKPETKA, from the coding sequence ATGAGCGAAACCAGCCAGACCGAAACTCCGAAGACTCCTTCCGCGTCCGACGCGGCCGCGAAGCCCGCCGACGCCAAACCCGCGCCCGAGGCTGCGAAAGCCGCGCCGTCCGTCGACGAGCAGCTGGCCGCAGCCCAAGCCCAGGCATTGGCCGCCGCCCGTGCCGAGGCGCAAGCCGCGCAGGAGCGTTACCTGCGCTCCGTCGCCGACCTGGAGAATTTCCGCAAGCGCACCGTGCGCGAGAAGGACGAGCTGCGCCAATACGCGACGGCCAACATCGTCGAGGACCTCATTCCCACGCTCGACAACCTCAGCCTCGGCCTCGCCGCCGCGAAGCAGCAGAGCGGCGACGCGAAGTCGATCGTCGACGGCGTCGGCATGGTGCTGGAGCAGTTCAAGGCCGCGCTCGGCCGCCACGGCTTGAAGGAAATCAATCCGGTCGGCGCTGCGTTCGACCCGCACCAGCACGAGTGCATCGCGCACCAGCCCGACGAGAAGGTCGCGGAGGAGAAGGTCATTTCCGTGGTGCGGCTCGGTTACTCGCTGAACGGCCGCCTCGTGCGCCCGGCGTCGGTGATCGTGTCCAGCGGCCCGGCCAAGCCCGAGACGAAGGCCTGA
- the dnaJ gene encoding molecular chaperone DnaJ, protein MATSKKEDYYELLGVAKGASEEDLKKAYRKKAVQYHPDKNPGNKEAEEMFKKVSEAYEVLKDPQKRAAYDQFGHAAFQQGGMGGARGGGGFPGGAGGGFHDPFDIFREVFGQGGGGGGGMFDEFFGGGGGGQGGASHGSDLRYDIEISLEEAAHGVEKEISFRRLGTCAHCDGSGAEPGSKRTTCPTCRGAGQVTTSRGFFHVRQVCPTCHGSGARFERVCAKCDGEGRVQETTKINVRIPPGVDTGSKLRSAGNGEAGVMGGSAGDLYIVVHVKEHEIFERQGDDLFTEIPIKFTIATLGGTIEVPTLQGKATLKIPAGTQSATTFRLKGRGMPHLRGGAHGDQLIRVHVEVPTSLNSEQRKKLEEFSQACGDVDQPVAKSFFDKAKKFF, encoded by the coding sequence ATGGCGACGTCCAAGAAGGAAGACTATTACGAGCTGCTCGGCGTCGCGAAGGGCGCGTCCGAAGAGGATTTGAAGAAGGCCTATCGCAAGAAGGCCGTGCAGTATCACCCGGACAAGAACCCGGGCAACAAGGAGGCGGAGGAGATGTTCAAGAAAGTCTCCGAGGCCTACGAGGTGCTGAAGGACCCGCAAAAACGCGCGGCCTACGATCAGTTCGGCCACGCGGCCTTCCAGCAGGGCGGCATGGGCGGCGCGCGCGGCGGCGGCGGTTTCCCCGGCGGCGCGGGCGGCGGCTTTCACGATCCGTTCGACATTTTCCGCGAAGTCTTCGGGCAGGGCGGCGGTGGTGGCGGCGGGATGTTCGACGAGTTTTTTGGCGGCGGCGGTGGCGGCCAAGGCGGCGCGTCGCACGGCTCCGACCTGCGCTACGACATCGAGATCTCGCTCGAGGAGGCGGCGCACGGCGTGGAGAAGGAAATCTCGTTCCGCCGGCTGGGCACGTGCGCGCACTGCGACGGCAGCGGCGCCGAGCCCGGTTCGAAACGCACCACCTGCCCGACTTGCCGCGGCGCGGGACAAGTCACGACCTCGCGCGGATTTTTCCACGTGCGCCAGGTGTGTCCGACCTGCCACGGCTCAGGCGCGCGCTTCGAGCGCGTGTGCGCGAAGTGCGACGGCGAGGGCCGCGTGCAGGAGACGACCAAGATCAACGTGCGCATTCCGCCGGGCGTCGACACCGGCTCCAAACTCCGCTCCGCCGGCAACGGCGAGGCGGGCGTCATGGGTGGCTCGGCTGGCGACCTCTACATCGTCGTGCACGTGAAGGAGCACGAGATTTTCGAGCGGCAGGGCGACGACCTGTTCACCGAAATCCCGATCAAGTTCACCATCGCCACGCTCGGCGGCACGATCGAGGTGCCGACGCTGCAGGGCAAAGCCACGCTAAAAATTCCCGCCGGCACGCAATCCGCCACGACGTTCCGCCTGAAGGGCCGCGGCATGCCGCACCTGCGCGGTGGCGCGCACGGCGACCAGCTGATCCGCGTCCACGTCGAGGTGCCGACCTCGCTCAACAGCGAGCAGCGGAAGAAGCTCGAGGAGTTCTCGCAGGCGTGCGGCGACGTCGATCAACCGGTGGCCAAGAGCTTTTTCGACAAGGCGAAGAAATTTTTCTGA
- a CDS encoding flagellar hook-basal body protein, whose translation MNIGLYQSASSMSALERWQDATSQNITSAQTTGYRKRTVEFSSQVAGKWNIRPDAKNAGPENEHAVLFTKVTTGINFMTGETQPTRRELDVAIQGDGFFEMDGPNGQKLYTRSGEFRMTPERTLVGAGGLPVLTEGGNQITMLPGGGAITINRDGTIFQGSTALGKLGIYKFSNPAALMPTAGGMFVAGPEAGKDTMDGPELMQGYLEQSNVQPLREMVDLVLISRAYEANQKIITSADEQMEKTLQALG comes from the coding sequence ATGAATATCGGTCTCTATCAAAGCGCCTCCTCGATGTCGGCTCTCGAACGCTGGCAGGACGCGACGTCGCAGAACATCACCTCTGCGCAGACGACCGGCTACCGCAAACGCACCGTCGAGTTCTCCTCGCAGGTCGCGGGCAAGTGGAACATCCGCCCCGACGCCAAGAACGCCGGCCCCGAGAACGAGCACGCCGTCCTCTTCACCAAGGTTACCACCGGCATCAACTTCATGACCGGCGAGACGCAGCCCACGCGCCGCGAACTCGACGTCGCGATCCAAGGCGACGGCTTCTTCGAGATGGACGGCCCCAACGGCCAGAAGCTCTACACCCGCAGCGGCGAGTTCCGCATGACCCCCGAGCGCACGCTCGTCGGCGCGGGCGGCCTGCCGGTTCTGACCGAAGGCGGCAACCAGATCACGATGCTCCCCGGCGGCGGCGCGATCACGATCAACCGCGACGGCACAATTTTCCAAGGCAGCACGGCGCTCGGCAAACTCGGCATCTACAAGTTCTCGAATCCGGCCGCCCTCATGCCGACCGCGGGCGGCATGTTCGTCGCCGGGCCCGAAGCCGGCAAGGACACCATGGACGGCCCCGAGCTGATGCAGGGTTACCTCGAGCAGAGCAACGTCCAGCCGCTCCGCGAAATGGTCGACCTCGTCCTCATCAGCCGCGCCTACGAGGCGAACCAGAAGATCATCACCAGCGCCGACGAGCAGATGGAAAAAACCCTCCAAGCTCTCGGCTGA
- the flgG gene encoding flagellar basal-body rod protein FlgG: MNLSLYSAATGMEAQQLNLNTIANNLANVNTPGFKRSKIEFQDLLYQKPRASGSDSGGGNLVPTGIEVGNGSRVAATSKVFTQGQLTNTGEKLDVAIQGDGFFEVQRPDGTIGYTRDGSFKLNAQGQVVTVDGMPILSGMQTIPAGSNVSISEDGQVTVQSSSGSTTFRLTMTRFANPAGLRSMGGNVYEETAASGTPETGNPGENGFGRTIQGYIEASNVNIVEEMVALIVAQRAYEINSKSVQSSDEMLQNVANMKR, from the coding sequence ATGAACCTCTCGCTCTACTCAGCCGCCACCGGCATGGAGGCCCAGCAGCTCAACCTCAACACGATCGCGAACAACCTCGCGAACGTGAACACCCCGGGCTTCAAGCGCAGCAAGATCGAGTTCCAGGACTTGCTCTACCAGAAGCCGCGCGCCTCGGGCTCCGATTCCGGCGGCGGTAATCTCGTCCCGACGGGCATCGAAGTCGGCAACGGCTCGCGCGTCGCCGCGACCTCCAAGGTTTTCACCCAAGGCCAGCTCACCAACACCGGCGAAAAGCTCGACGTCGCGATCCAAGGCGACGGCTTCTTCGAGGTGCAGCGCCCCGACGGCACCATCGGCTACACGCGCGACGGCTCCTTCAAACTCAACGCGCAGGGCCAGGTCGTCACCGTCGACGGCATGCCGATCCTCAGCGGCATGCAGACCATCCCCGCCGGCTCGAACGTCTCCATCTCCGAGGACGGCCAGGTCACCGTCCAGTCCTCGAGCGGCAGCACGACCTTCCGCCTCACGATGACGCGCTTCGCCAATCCCGCCGGCCTCCGCTCCATGGGCGGCAACGTCTACGAGGAAACCGCCGCCTCCGGCACGCCCGAGACCGGCAACCCCGGCGAGAACGGCTTCGGCCGCACGATCCAAGGCTACATCGAGGCCTCCAACGTGAACATCGTCGAGGAAATGGTCGCGCTCATCGTCGCGCAGCGCGCCTACGAGATTAATTCCAAGTCCGTGCAGTCGTCCGACGAGATGCTGCAAAACGTCGCGAACATGAAGCGCTGA
- the flgA gene encoding flagellar basal body P-ring formation protein FlgA, giving the protein MKRLLATFVAFFALTALRADEPATNVATPFGQEAFTAALTRDLAAHFNLEGDLQLEFIRPWSSPDRVARDWQVQISEYPSVAATSMLLRCRILADGQSLGEITLTLRAALWRDAWVARQPISNNTPFDASILETRRVDLLRERDALPAAVGDHSFNFVRGIQAGRLLTWRDIARRPLVKKGEMVEVSAADGQLVLTMKALAMQNGAQGEVVTVRNLDSKKDFSAFVIDENRVQVRF; this is encoded by the coding sequence ATGAAACGCCTCCTCGCCACCTTCGTCGCCTTCTTCGCCCTCACCGCGCTCCGTGCCGACGAGCCGGCCACGAACGTCGCCACGCCCTTCGGCCAGGAAGCCTTCACCGCCGCGCTCACCCGCGACCTCGCCGCGCACTTCAACCTCGAGGGCGACCTCCAACTCGAGTTCATCCGCCCGTGGAGCTCGCCCGATCGCGTCGCCCGCGACTGGCAGGTGCAGATCAGCGAATATCCCTCCGTCGCCGCCACCTCGATGCTCCTGCGCTGCCGCATCCTCGCGGACGGCCAGTCGCTCGGCGAGATCACGCTCACGCTCCGCGCCGCGCTCTGGCGCGACGCCTGGGTCGCCCGCCAGCCGATCTCGAACAACACGCCGTTCGACGCCTCGATCCTCGAGACGCGCCGCGTCGACCTGCTCCGCGAGCGCGACGCCTTGCCCGCCGCCGTCGGCGATCACTCCTTCAACTTCGTGCGCGGCATCCAGGCCGGCCGCCTTCTCACCTGGCGCGACATCGCCCGCCGCCCGCTCGTCAAGAAAGGCGAGATGGTCGAAGTCTCCGCCGCCGACGGCCAGCTCGTGCTCACGATGAAAGCCCTCGCCATGCAGAACGGCGCGCAGGGCGAAGTCGTCACCGTCCGCAATCTCGACTCGAAGAAAGATTTCTCCGCGTTCGTCATCGATGAAAACCGTGTCCAAGTCCGCTTCTGA
- a CDS encoding flagellar basal body L-ring protein FlgH has protein sequence MKTVSKSASELRAAALIALLALGTAGAHGESLWAASSGPRGMFADRKAGRAGDILTIVVVESVAATNTQSKSSTRKSTIEDAVSQFMFSVAASKFGTHNGELPSTNITGKGDYSGGGQTVNNQSLSSRAAVLVTDVMPNGNLVIEGMRVVTFSGETQYVVLHGLVRPDDIGADNTILSSNIADARVEFVAEGTLTDAQKRGWLAKLYEKLRPF, from the coding sequence ATGAAAACCGTGTCCAAGTCCGCTTCTGAGCTCCGCGCTGCCGCCCTGATCGCGCTTCTCGCGCTCGGCACCGCCGGCGCGCATGGCGAGTCGTTGTGGGCGGCCTCGTCGGGCCCGCGCGGCATGTTCGCCGATCGCAAGGCCGGCCGCGCCGGCGACATCCTCACGATCGTCGTCGTCGAGAGCGTCGCCGCGACGAACACCCAGAGCAAATCCTCCACGCGCAAGTCCACCATCGAGGACGCCGTCAGCCAGTTCATGTTCTCCGTCGCCGCGAGCAAGTTCGGCACGCACAACGGCGAGCTCCCGTCGACCAACATCACCGGCAAGGGCGACTACTCCGGCGGCGGCCAGACCGTGAACAACCAGTCGCTCAGCAGTCGCGCCGCCGTGCTCGTCACCGACGTGATGCCCAACGGCAATCTCGTCATCGAGGGCATGCGCGTTGTGACGTTCTCCGGCGAGACGCAATACGTCGTCCTCCACGGCCTCGTGCGCCCCGACGACATCGGCGCCGACAACACGATCCTTTCCTCCAACATCGCCGATGCCCGCGTCGAGTTCGTCGCCGAGGGCACGCTCACCGACGCGCAGAAGCGCGGCTGGCTCGCGAAGCTCTACGAAAAACTCCGCCCGTTCTGA
- a CDS encoding flagellar basal body P-ring protein FlgI yields MNTARRTSFSFLRRAATCALAVFVVASASHAARVKDLTLVEGGRDNQLVGYGLIVGLAGEGDSNALSTLRAISNTLQRYGLTVAATDIKSKNIAAVMITADIGAFMKPGSRIDVMVSSMGDAKTLQGGVLLQTPLLGADGRVYAVAQGPVAIGGFVGGSGGAGGATVQKNHPTVGTISNGAIVEREIPAQFVHDQVLRLLLHNPDFTSAARMADAINTRWPESRAMATDAATVQVKIPAEYRSRDVAFLADLGTVEVQPDTLARIVINERTGTIVATSTVRISHVAIAHGALTITVTNNQGVSQPGALSNGTTQTVQSTQTAVNETKGGFTVLNEPPTVERLAAALNSLGVSTRDMMAIFQSLKRSGALQAELIIN; encoded by the coding sequence ATGAACACAGCACGACGCACCTCCTTCTCCTTCCTCCGCCGCGCGGCCACCTGCGCCCTGGCGGTTTTCGTCGTGGCGTCCGCGTCGCACGCCGCGCGCGTCAAGGACCTCACGCTCGTTGAAGGCGGTCGCGACAACCAACTCGTCGGCTACGGCCTCATCGTCGGTCTCGCCGGCGAAGGCGACAGCAACGCGCTGTCCACGCTCCGCGCCATTTCGAACACGCTCCAACGCTACGGCCTCACCGTCGCCGCCACCGACATCAAGTCGAAGAACATCGCCGCCGTCATGATCACCGCCGACATCGGCGCGTTCATGAAGCCCGGTTCGCGCATCGATGTGATGGTCTCCTCGATGGGCGATGCGAAGACGCTGCAAGGTGGCGTGCTCCTCCAGACTCCGCTCCTCGGCGCCGACGGCCGCGTCTACGCGGTCGCGCAAGGCCCGGTCGCCATCGGCGGCTTCGTCGGCGGCTCCGGCGGTGCAGGCGGCGCCACCGTGCAGAAGAACCACCCGACCGTCGGCACGATTTCCAACGGCGCCATCGTCGAGCGCGAGATTCCCGCGCAGTTCGTCCACGACCAGGTGCTCCGCCTCCTGCTGCACAATCCCGATTTCACCTCCGCCGCGCGCATGGCCGACGCCATCAACACGCGCTGGCCCGAGTCGCGCGCCATGGCCACCGACGCCGCGACCGTGCAGGTCAAGATCCCCGCCGAATACCGCAGCCGCGACGTGGCCTTCCTCGCCGACCTCGGCACTGTCGAAGTGCAACCCGACACGCTCGCGCGCATCGTGATCAACGAGCGCACCGGCACGATCGTCGCCACCTCCACCGTCCGCATCTCGCACGTCGCGATCGCCCACGGCGCGTTGACCATCACCGTCACGAACAACCAGGGCGTCTCGCAACCCGGCGCGCTCAGCAACGGCACCACGCAGACCGTCCAGAGCACGCAGACCGCGGTCAACGAGACCAAGGGCGGCTTCACCGTCCTCAACGAGCCGCCGACCGTCGAGCGCCTCGCCGCCGCGCTGAATTCCCTCGGTGTCTCCACGCGCGACATGATGGCCATTTTCCAATCGCTCAAGCGCTCCGGCGCCCTCCAGGCCGAGCTCATCATCAACTGA
- a CDS encoding flagellar biosynthesis protein FlgJ — protein sequence MNVSAISPRQSAAQVASMMANPGKMQNLPQSEQVKAVAGQFEAILLRQFLQESVGSIMGGKEGGAGGGGSVYGYLLTDVLSNQLSSAGGLGLGNILQHQLTPRASLAAVTADQKD from the coding sequence ATGAACGTCTCCGCCATTTCCCCCCGCCAATCCGCCGCCCAAGTCGCCTCGATGATGGCGAACCCGGGCAAGATGCAGAACCTCCCGCAGTCCGAGCAGGTGAAGGCCGTCGCCGGTCAGTTCGAGGCGATCCTCCTCCGCCAGTTCCTGCAGGAAAGCGTCGGCAGCATCATGGGCGGCAAAGAGGGCGGCGCCGGCGGTGGCGGCAGCGTCTACGGCTACCTGCTCACCGACGTCCTTTCGAACCAACTTTCCTCCGCCGGCGGCCTCGGCCTCGGCAATATTCTCCAACACCAGCTCACGCCCCGCGCCTCGTTGGCCGCTGTCACGGCTGACCAGAAAGACTGA
- the flgN gene encoding flagellar export chaperone FlgN, whose translation MDHDWKIIADALRHEIAEYGGLLHLFEEQQRFLFARNPDGVLRLSGEIESLVQSLHESRRNREALVAAFATENNELPTATLRTLLPHFAADVRPLLEALISEINILIHRVRRTSRHNHSLLSRTVEAQQELLRQLRPDSFTQTYAPTGRVTLGGVRPEPAFRVAG comes from the coding sequence ATGGATCACGACTGGAAAATCATCGCGGACGCCCTCCGCCACGAGATCGCCGAATACGGCGGCCTCCTCCACCTCTTCGAGGAACAGCAACGTTTCCTCTTCGCGCGCAATCCCGACGGCGTGCTCCGCCTCAGCGGCGAAATCGAGTCGCTCGTGCAAAGCCTCCACGAATCCCGCCGCAACCGCGAGGCGCTCGTCGCCGCGTTCGCCACCGAGAACAACGAGCTGCCGACCGCCACGCTCCGCACGCTGCTCCCGCACTTCGCCGCTGACGTCCGCCCGCTGCTCGAGGCGCTCATCTCCGAGATCAACATTCTCATTCACCGCGTCCGCCGCACCTCGCGCCACAATCACTCGCTGCTCTCGCGCACCGTCGAGGCCCAGCAGGAATTGCTCCGCCAGCTCCGCCCCGACTCCTTCACGCAAACCTACGCGCCCACGGGCCGCGTCACCCTCGGCGGCGTCCGCCCCGAGCCGGCCTTCCGCGTCGCGGGCTAA
- the flgK gene encoding flagellar hook-associated protein FlgK, with protein MSGLFSTLGSSVKALNAHARAIEIAGKNLSNVNNTAYARQRVIYGDRGTVVTPEGAQSLGLEALAVQQLRDSLLDRQVMRETGLKSAFEAEQDVLSRAQAGLGQSIDRSASATASGSNASTGGLAAAIGDFFSAFQSLAARPTDVGERQTLLQKAAILTDRFNQTDARLAQVQADVNTEIGADVGDVNRLLSTIADLNAQIGRIEVGAPNTAIDLRDQRQAKLEELAAIVPIDVRDATDGQIQVVMKDAANNDVVLVDKAAVTGPVAFTGTGLTGGASGTALAFSSGKIYGQLNARDGAVQDLRDALDAMAQQFVTTVNAAYNPTSTAGGNFFAAAGTSAGTLSLQSGLTATTLRAGNGAAGDNSIALAVAAIASRSFSTASGDAVDGTISQFFSQSVSNLGQALASANSRVDDQTNIANLVKSQRDTVSGVSLDEEMADLVRFQRAFQASSRVFSVVDELLDTVVNRLGN; from the coding sequence ATGTCCGGCCTTTTCTCCACCCTCGGTTCCTCGGTCAAAGCGCTCAACGCGCACGCCCGCGCCATCGAGATCGCCGGCAAGAATCTTTCGAACGTCAACAACACCGCCTACGCGCGCCAGCGCGTGATCTACGGTGATCGCGGCACGGTGGTCACGCCCGAGGGCGCGCAGAGCCTCGGCCTCGAAGCGCTCGCGGTGCAGCAACTCCGCGACTCCTTGCTCGACCGCCAAGTCATGCGCGAGACGGGCCTGAAATCCGCGTTCGAAGCCGAGCAGGACGTCCTCAGCCGCGCCCAAGCCGGCCTCGGCCAGAGCATTGATCGCTCCGCCTCTGCGACCGCATCCGGTTCCAACGCCTCTACGGGCGGCCTCGCCGCCGCCATCGGCGATTTCTTCAGTGCGTTCCAGAGCCTCGCCGCGCGCCCCACCGACGTTGGTGAGCGCCAGACGCTCCTGCAAAAGGCCGCGATCCTCACCGACCGCTTCAACCAAACCGATGCGCGCCTCGCGCAGGTGCAGGCCGACGTCAATACCGAGATCGGCGCCGACGTCGGCGACGTCAACCGCCTGCTCTCCACGATCGCCGACCTCAACGCCCAGATCGGCCGCATCGAAGTCGGCGCGCCCAACACCGCGATCGATCTTCGCGACCAACGGCAGGCCAAGCTCGAGGAACTCGCCGCCATCGTGCCCATCGACGTCCGCGACGCCACCGACGGACAGATCCAAGTCGTCATGAAGGACGCGGCCAACAACGACGTCGTCCTCGTCGACAAAGCCGCCGTCACCGGCCCCGTCGCCTTCACTGGCACCGGCCTGACCGGCGGCGCCTCCGGCACCGCGCTCGCATTCTCCTCCGGCAAAATCTACGGCCAGCTCAACGCCCGCGACGGCGCCGTGCAGGACCTCCGCGACGCCCTCGATGCGATGGCGCAACAGTTCGTCACGACCGTCAACGCCGCCTACAACCCGACCTCCACGGCCGGCGGCAACTTCTTCGCCGCCGCTGGCACTAGCGCCGGGACGCTCTCATTGCAGTCCGGCCTCACCGCGACGACGCTGCGCGCTGGCAACGGCGCCGCCGGCGACAACTCCATCGCCCTTGCCGTCGCAGCGATCGCAAGCCGGAGCTTCTCCACCGCCAGCGGCGATGCCGTCGACGGCACGATCAGCCAATTTTTCTCCCAGTCGGTCTCGAACCTCGGCCAGGCCCTCGCGAGCGCCAACTCCCGCGTCGACGACCAGACCAACATCGCGAACCTCGTCAAATCCCAGCGCGACACCGTGAGCGGCGTCTCGCTCGACGAGGAAATGGCCGACCTCGTGCGCTTCCAACGCGCGTTCCAGGCCTCCTCGCGCGTCTTTTCCGTCGTCGACGAACTGCTCGACACCGTCGTCAACCGGCTCGGCAACTAA
- the flgL gene encoding flagellar hook-associated protein FlgL, whose product MRIASNTVSDNIVRQIQNLGSQSARLQSLVASGQRITNPEDDPAAVSRVINLENERRSIEQFQRNASRALEVSQASYSGLQQIKKLSDRATEIGTLGTGTVSAEARTAYAAEVDQLLEQAVQLGNTKFRNDYIFAGTAVDAAPFTAARNASGKITGVTYAGNSAQSSIALSESSAVTAGTSADTNTGIGDFINRLVSLRDSLQSGNTTAVKAAQTELLNSEDLLVNSLSSQGAVQMRIEVNQAQQKDRAANLEKLVSSEADGDLPSTIVKLNQNQVAYQAALQSASNIMKLSLLDYLK is encoded by the coding sequence ATGCGCATCGCCTCCAACACGGTTTCCGACAACATCGTCCGCCAAATCCAAAACCTCGGATCGCAGTCGGCGCGCTTGCAGTCGTTGGTGGCGAGCGGCCAGCGCATCACGAATCCCGAGGACGATCCCGCCGCCGTCAGCCGCGTCATCAACCTCGAGAACGAGCGCCGCTCCATCGAGCAATTCCAGCGCAACGCCAGCCGCGCCCTCGAGGTCAGCCAGGCATCATACTCGGGCCTGCAGCAGATCAAGAAACTCTCCGATCGCGCCACCGAGATCGGCACGCTTGGCACCGGCACGGTCAGCGCCGAGGCGCGCACGGCCTACGCGGCCGAAGTCGACCAGCTCCTCGAGCAGGCCGTGCAACTCGGCAACACGAAGTTCCGCAACGACTACATTTTCGCCGGCACCGCGGTTGACGCCGCGCCCTTCACGGCGGCGCGCAACGCGAGCGGCAAGATCACGGGCGTCACCTATGCGGGCAATTCCGCGCAATCCTCCATCGCCCTCTCCGAGTCATCCGCCGTGACCGCGGGCACCTCCGCCGACACCAACACCGGCATCGGCGATTTCATCAACCGCCTTGTCTCGCTCCGCGACTCCCTCCAGTCCGGCAACACCACCGCCGTGAAGGCGGCGCAGACTGAGCTGCTCAACAGCGAGGACCTCCTCGTGAACTCCCTGTCCTCGCAAGGCGCTGTGCAGATGCGCATCGAGGTGAACCAGGCCCAGCAGAAGGACCGCGCCGCCAATCTTGAGAAGCTCGTTTCCTCCGAAGCCGACGGCGACCTGCCTTCCACGATCGTGAAGCTGAACCAGAATCAGGTCGCCTATCAGGCCGCACTCCAGTCCGCGTCGAACATCATGAAGCTCTCCCTTCTCGACTATTTGAAATAA
- a CDS encoding flagellar assembly protein FliW encodes MKVILETPSAELDQQVANLFTLPQGIIGFRDYTQAEILYQPDHLPFLWLKLSNGKDSVHFIVIEPAGLIPDYTPEVFDDDAMQLDLRDSSEAMVLNIVTLEQQRPLEAKVNLIGPILLNRRTKIGRQLVISNYSRYSAHHPLVESTQVATAATA; translated from the coding sequence ATGAAAGTCATCCTCGAAACACCTTCCGCCGAGCTCGACCAGCAGGTCGCGAATCTCTTCACGTTGCCCCAGGGCATCATCGGTTTCCGCGACTACACGCAGGCCGAGATCCTTTATCAGCCCGACCACCTCCCGTTTCTCTGGCTCAAGCTCAGCAACGGCAAGGACTCCGTCCACTTCATCGTGATCGAGCCCGCCGGCCTCATCCCGGACTACACGCCGGAAGTCTTCGACGACGACGCGATGCAGCTCGACTTGCGCGACAGCAGCGAGGCCATGGTGCTCAACATCGTCACGCTCGAACAGCAGCGCCCACTGGAGGCCAAGGTCAACTTGATCGGCCCGATCCTCCTGAATCGCCGCACGAAGATCGGCCGCCAGCTCGTCATCTCGAACTACTCGCGCTACTCCGCGCACCACCCGCTCGTCGAGAGCACCCAGGTCGCCACCGCCGCCACTGCCTGA